One genomic region from Amphiprion ocellaris isolate individual 3 ecotype Okinawa chromosome 20, ASM2253959v1, whole genome shotgun sequence encodes:
- the LOC111583645 gene encoding rho-related GTP-binding protein RhoV-like, with protein sequence MDYQRHDKAHRLREELSCMLVGDGAVGKTSMIISYIFNGYNTEYRQTAFDVFTGLVHVNGIPIRIKLIDTAGQEEFGHLRSLCYAHVDVFILCFSLVNPVSFDNITSKWIPQIRAGNPTSPIVLVGTQSDLRHNVDVLIHLAQRSTRPVRCRQAGRLAHRIRAHDYVECSALTQHNLKDVFDCAVFAAIMHKRSGAKSRKLSLLKRLKSFCDSGWRKFFRFI encoded by the exons ATGGACTATCAGAGGCATGATAAAGCACACAGACTGAGAGAGGAGCTGAGCTGCATGCTGGTGGGTGATGGAGCAGTGGGGAAGACCAGCATGATCATCAGCTACATCTTCAATGGCTACAACACAgagtacagacagacagcattTGATGTTTTCACTG GTTTGGTTCACGTGAATGGAATCCCAATTCGCATCAAACTGATAGACACTGCTGGACAG GAGGAGTTTGGCCATCTTCGCTCTCTGTGCTATGCCCATGTGGACGTCTTCATCCTCTGCTTCAGCCTTGTCAATCCTGTCTCCTTCGACAATATCACCTCCAAATGGATCCCACAGATCCGAGCCGGGAATCCGACTTCTCCCATTGTTCTGGTTGGAACTCAGTCAGACCTTCGCCACAATGTGGACGTCCTCATCCATCTGGCCCAGCGGAGCACCAGACCAGTGCGCTGCAGACAGGCTGGGAGGCTCGCACACAGGATCAGAGCTCACGACTATGTGGAGTGTTCAGCTCTGACACAACACAACCTGAAAGATGTGTTTGACTGTGCCGTATTTGCTGCCATTATGCACAAGCGCAGTGGTGCTAAATCCAGAAAGCTTAGCCTGCTTAAACGTTTGAAGTCTTTTTGTGATTCTGGATGGAGGAAATTCTTCAGATTCATTTGA